A single window of Salvia splendens isolate huo1 chromosome 8, SspV2, whole genome shotgun sequence DNA harbors:
- the LOC121743483 gene encoding CLIP-associated protein-like, with translation MEEALELARAKDTKERMAGVERLHQLLEASRKPLSPSEVTSLVDVSLDLLKDNNFRVSQGGLQALASAAVLSGEHFKLHFNALVPAVVERLGDAKQPVRDAARRLLLTLMEVSSPTIIVERAGSYAWMHRSWRIREEFARTVTSAISLFASTELPLQRAILPPILQMLNDPNPGVRETATSCIEEMYTQAGPQFLEELNRHHLPTPMLRDINARLERIEPKVHFSDAIVSNYSSTETKPTMHNPKKSSPKAKNTSREISLFGGDGDITEKPVEPIKVYSEKELVREFEKIVSTLVPEKDWSIRIAAMQRIEGLVLGGAADYPGFQGLLKQLIGPLSTQLSDRRSSIVKQACHLLNFLSKDLLGDFEGCAEMFIPVLFKLVVITVLVIAESADNCIKTMLRNCKVPRVLPRIVDSAKNDRNAILRARCCDYALLILEYWADAPEIQRSADLYEDLIKCCVADAMSEVRSTARTCYRMFGKTWPDRSRRLFMSFDPVVQRVINDEDGGMHRRHASPSIRERSSNMSLSSHTSTPSTIPGYGTSAIVAMDRSGSKSSGTSLTSGLLLSQAKSMGKGAERSLESVLHSSKQKVTAIESMLRGMDISERGRSSSLDLGVDPPSSRDPPFPLAVPASTSLANSLTDPVSGMSKGNNRNGGLVLSDIITQIQASKESSKLSHYNSMGSELQSSHSSYLAKRAPEKVHDRGFAEENSDFRESRRYMNFHDRQYLETQYRDASYRESHSNHVPNFQRPLLRKNTAGRMSAGRRRSFDDSQLPLGDLSSYSDSPASLTDALSEGLSSSSDWNARVAAFSYIRSLLQQGPRGIQEVMQSFEKVMKLFFQHLDDPHHKVAQAALSTLADLIPACRKPFESYMERILPHVFSRLIDPKELVRQPCSTTLDIVGKTYGTDSLLPALLRSLDEQRSPKAKLAVIEFAIGSFNKHASNSEGSVNSGILKLWLAKLTPLVHDKNTKLKEAAITCIISVYTHFDSVAVLNFVLSLSVQEQNSLRRALKQYTPRIEVELMNFLQSKKERRGKFSYDPSDMVGASSEDGYNGSSKKSQLFGRYSSGSIDSDSGRKWNSVQDASLITGSMGNQKSDDTQENLNHHLLETNSNADLTTSNYKSLKYASNISSDNMGLSAIDNHPNAEVSLTPRLDINGLSGSDHLQKSLDIGVDNEHSPEPLLSFPKLASLKLNSSTETGPSIPQILHMVCNGSDDSTSENKRHALQQLIEISIYNDHSVWNKYFNQILTSVLEMLDDSDSLISELALTLIVEMLKNQKDSMEDSVEIVIEKLLSVTKDNVPKVSNESEHCLMIVLSQYDPFRCLSVIVPLLVTEDERTLVTCINCLTKLVGRLSQEELMAQLPSFLPALFDAFGNQSADVRKTVVFCLVDIYIMLGKAFLPYLEGLNSTQLRLVTIYANRISQARTGTPIEAAQ, from the exons CCGGTTAGGGATGCCGCCAGGAGGCTGCTGCTCACTCTCATGGAG GTTTCTTCACCAACAATAATTGTTGAAAGGGCAGGATCTTATGCTTGGATGCACAGAAGTTGGAGAATTCGAGAAGAGTTTGCTCGTACAGTCACATCAGCGATTAGTCTCTTTGCATCTACAGAACTGCCGCTTCAGCGTGCCATTCTTCCTCCT ATTTTGCAGATGTTGAATGATCCAAACCCTGGTGTTAGGGAAACAGCAACTTCATGTATTGAG GAGATGTATACTCAGGCTGGGCCTCAGTTCCTTGAAGAATTGAATCGGCATCATCTACCCACACCAATG TTAAGAGATATTAATGCCAGATTGGAAAGAATTGAGCCCAAGGTTCACTTTTCGGATGCTATTGTAAGCAATTACTCATCTACCGAGACTAAGCCTACAATGCATAATCCAAAGAAAAGCAGCCCAAAGGCCAAAAACACTTCACGTGAGATTTCTCTCTTTGGAG GAGATGGTGACATCACAGAAAAGCCTGTCGAACCTATTAAAGTATATTCAGAAAAAGAGCTTGTAAGGGAGTTTGAGAAGATAGTTTCTACCTTAGTGCCTGAAAAAGATTGGTCTATACGTATTGCTGCCATGCAGAGAATCGAAGGCCTTGTGCTTGGAG GTGCAGCTGATTACCCTGGTTTCCAGGGACTTCTCAAGCAGCTGATTGGTCCTTTGAGCACACAATTATCTGATCGGCGCTCTAGCATTGTGAAGCAG GCATGCCATTTGTTAAACTTCTTATCTAAAGATCTGTTGGGGGATTTTGAGGGATGCGCTGAGATGTTTATTCCG GTGCTTTTCAAGCTTGTTGTCATAACAGTGCTTGTAATTGCAGAGTCAGCTGATAACTGCATAAAGACG ATGTTACGCAATTGCAAAGTTCCTCGTGTACTTCCCCGGATTGTGGACTCTGCAAAGAATGACCGCAATGCTATACTCCGTGCAAG GTGTTGTGATTATGCACTTCTTATACTTGAATATTGGGCTGATGCACCTGAAATACAACGCTCGGCTGACCTCTATGAAGACCTTATCAAATGTTGTGTGGCTGATGCAATGAGTGAG GTGCGATCTACTGCAAGGACCTGTTACAGAATGTTTGGTAAAACTTGGCCCGATCGCTCCCGGCGTCTGTTCATGTCCTTCGATCCTGTTGTTCAAAGG GTAATAAACGACGAAGATGGAGGAATGCATAGAAGACATGCTTCACCTTCCATTCGTGAAAGAAGTTCTAACATGTCACTCTCCTCTCATACATCCACACCTTCAACTATACCTGGTTACGGGACTTCTGCAATAGTTGCAATGGATAGAAGTGGTAGTAAATCATCAGGGACGTCTCTTACTTCTGGACTACTACTATCTCAAGCAAAATCTATGGGCAAGGGTGCAGAGCGTAGCCTAGAAAGTGTGTTGCACTCAAGCAAACAAAAGGTTACTGCCATAGAGAGTATGCTGAGAGGCATGGATATATCAGAGAGAGGCCGATCCTCCAGTTTGGACCTAG GAGTTGACCCTCCATCATCTCGTGATCCACCATTCCCCCTCGCTGTTCCAGCATCAACTAGTCTTGCAAATTCTTTAACAGATCCAGTATCTGGTATGTCTAAAGGAAACAATCGCAATGGAGGGTTGGTGCTTTCTGATATCATTACACAAATACAGGCTTCTAAGGAGTCAAGTAAACTATCACATTATAACAGCATGGGAAGTGAGCTTCAGTCTTCACATTCTTCTTACTTGGCCAAGAGAGCTCCAGAAAAGGTACATGATAGAGGATTTGCTGAAGAAAATTCGGATTTTAGAGAATCAAGGCGATATATGAATTTTCATGATAGGCAGTACTTAGAGACACAATACAGAGATGCTAGTTATAGGGAGTCACATAGTAATCACGTACCAAATTTCCAGCGTCCACTTCTAAGGAAGAATACTGCTGGGCGAATGTCTGCTGGCAGGAGGAGAAGCTTTGATGACAGTCAGCTCCCACTGGGCGATCTCTCAAGTTATTCAGACAGCCCAGCTTCTCTTACTGATGCTCTAAGTGAAGGGCTCAGTTCTAGTTCAGATTGGAATGCACGGGTGGCTGCATTCAGTTATATTCGTTCTCTTCTGCAGCAAGGGCCAAGAGGTATTCAAGAAGTAATGCAGAGTTTTGAGAAGGTCATGAAGCTGTTTTTCCAACACCTGGATGACCCGCATCACAAAGTTGCACAGGCAGCCCTTTCAACTCTTGCAGATCTTATTCCAGCTTGCAGAAAGCCATTTGAAAGTTACATGGAGAGGATTCTACCCCATGTGTTTTCTAGGTTGATTGATCCTAAGGAATTAGTGAGGCAACCTTGCTCAACTACACTGGATATTGTTGGCAAAACATATGGTACCGATTCTCTCCTACCTGCTCTGTTGCGTTCATTGGACGAACAACGGTCTCCCAAGGCAAAATTGGCTGTTATCGAGTTTGCTATTGGCTCATTTAATAAGCATGCTTCAAATTCTGAAGGTTCTGTCAATAGTGGCATCCTGAAGCTATGGCTTGCAAAATTAACCCCACTGGTTCATGACAAAAATACAAAACTGAAGGAAGCAGCTATAACATGCATAATATCTGTTTATACTCACTTTGATTCAGTGGCGGTATTGAACTTCGTTCTTAGCTTATCTGTTCAAGAACAGAACTCCTTAAGAAGAGCCCTCAAGCAGTATACTCCTCGCATCGAGGTAGAACTCATGAACTTTCTGCAAAGCAAGAAAGAGAGACGTGGCAAGTTCTCATATGATCCTTCTGATATGGTTGGAGCATCTTCTGAAGATGGCTATAATGGATCATCAAAGAAGAGTCAGTTGTTTGGTAGGTATTCTTCTGGATCCATTGACAGTGATAGTGGGAGGAAGTGGAACTCTGTTCAAGATGCATCCTTAATCACAGGTTCTATGGGGAACCAAAAATCTGATGATACACAGGAGAATTTGAATCATCATTTGTTGGAGACTAACTCAAATGCTGATCTTACAACTTCAAACTacaaaagtttaaaatatgCATCTAATATCTCCAGTGATAATATGGGATTATCAGCAATAGATAACCATCCAAATGCAGAGGTTTCTTTGACACCACGTTTGGACATCAATGGACTGAGTGGATCTGATCATCTGCAGAAGTCTCTCGACATTGGGGTTGACAATGAGCATTCACCTGAACCGCTACTAAGTTTTCCTAAACTTGCTTctttaaaattgaattcttcTACAGAAACAGGACCAAGTATTCCTCAGATTCTTCATATG GTATGCAATGGGAGTGATGACAGTACCTCAGAAAATAAACGCCATGCACTTCAACAGTTGATTGAAATCTCCATATATAATGACCACTCTGTCTGGAACAAG TACTTCAATCAGATATTAACATCTGTACTTGAAATGCTGGATGATTCCGACTCATTAATTAGCGAGCTGGCTCTGACACTCATTGTTGAGATGTTAAAGAATCAG AAGGATTCAATGGAGGATTCTGTTGAGATTGTAATTGAAAAGCTGCTTAGTGTGACTAAGGACAATGTTCCAAAG GTCTCCAATGAATCAGAACATTGCTTGATGATTGTGTTGTCTCAGTATGATCCATTCCGGTGTCTAAGT GTTATTGTGCCTTTGCTTGTGACTGAAGATGAGAGAACTCTTGTGACATGCATAAACTGTTTGACAAAG CTTGTGGGCAGGCTCTCTCAAGAGGAACTGATGGCTCAGTTGCCCTCATTTTTGCCTGCTCTTTTTGATGCATTTGGGAATCAGAGTGCAGATGTCCGGAag ACTGTTGTTTTCTGTCTGGTGGACATATATATCATGCTGGGGAAAGCATTTTTGCCGTATTTGGAAGGGCTTAATAGCACACAACTACGGTTGGTGACGATATATGCAAACAGGATATCTCAAGCGAGGACTGGTACTCCAATCGAAGCTGCCCAATAA